CAGGGCCAACGCCTCTTCCTTTCGGCCGATGGCCAGATGGTGGCGGACGAGCCGGATGCGGGCCTGGTGGCTGGCCGGGTCGATGGCCAGGGCCTGATCCAGAAGCTGCTCGGCCTGGTCGATCTGTCCGCGGGAGTCGGCCTCGATGGACTGGGTGCAGAGGAACTCGATTTCGCGGCCGACCACCGAAAGCGCGAGCATCCGCAGGTCCTCATCCGTCTCCTTCGCCGCCTGTTCCTGACACCGCTGGACCAGGGTCTGGCGCTGCTCCAAGGTCATCTTCTTCCACAGTTCGTCGTTGATGACGTTGCGGTCGCCGCGGCGCCAGCGGGCGTTGCCGGTCCCGACCAGGATGCCGTAGACGCCGCGACGGACCTCGAGGTCCGGGTCGGCCACCATCTCGAAGACGTCCGGCTGATGGGCGCTGTCCAGATAGACCGAAACGCAGAAGACGGCCCGGCGGCGGATGACCGGATCCTCGTCGGCCAGGCCGGCGGTGATGGCGGCGATGATCTCGTCCTGACGGCCGCTGGCGGAGAACCGCCGGGCGAGCAGTTCGATCAGTTCGGCACGGAACTCAGCGGGCGCCGACCGGTCGGCCAGGGCCTCGAGCATCGGCGTGACGGTGTCGCCGCGGGCCAGGTTAAACCGCATCCAGAGGTCCTGCTGGTCGCCTTTGCCCGCGCGGAGCTTCTGGAGCAGAACCTCCGGCTGCTGGGAATAGACGTTCCACTTGACGGTGCCGAAGAAGGCGACGACGACGGACAGGATGATGCCGGCGATGATGGCGATCCGTTTCACGTTATCACCTCACGTCATAGCGAAGGAATGAGACGTAGCTGAGCATGAGAAACACCAGCGCCATGCCCGTCAGAATGCCCGCGTCGAGCAGCACGGCTTTGGCGTACTCGCTTCCGGCGGGCGGCGTGTAGACGAACGCGGGCGGAGCGCCCGGGGTTTCCTTGGCCCAGTCGAAGTTGCGGTCCGTCGATTGCCGTTCGAGGCGGACCTGGTCGCGCTTGGCGACCCGGGCGAAGGCGAAGTCGCACAGTTTGAGCTGGTAGTCGTGGAGCTGGTTGAGGAATTGGCGCTTCTGGAGCACGCCGGTGTCGGTCAGTTCGGTGGCGGCCAGGGCGAAACACGAGAAGGGCGAGACCCGCGAGATCCAGCGGCCCAGTTCGATCTGTGGGTCGAGGCTGCGGACGGACTTCTCGTCCAGCTTGCGGAACATCTCGATGCTCAGGCGGTGGGCCCGCGTCTCGCACTGGTCCTCGAAGG
This region of Phycisphaerae bacterium genomic DNA includes:
- a CDS encoding tetratricopeptide repeat protein, translating into MKRIAIIAGIILSVVVAFFGTVKWNVYSQQPEVLLQKLRAGKGDQQDLWMRFNLARGDTVTPMLEALADRSAPAEFRAELIELLARRFSASGRQDEIIAAITAGLADEDPVIRRRAVFCVSVYLDSAHQPDVFEMVADPDLEVRRGVYGILVGTGNARWRRGDRNVINDELWKKMTLEQRQTLVQRCQEQAAKETDEDLRMLALSVVGREIEFLCTQSIEADSRGQIDQAEQLLDQALAIDPASHQARIRLVRHHLAIGRKEEALALAEENGALLRIPRLAAEPRIDGDPSDEAWNSAFRYEGHPFYHATSRFVARQVTGKTDFYIGHRDGKLYLAIIGHEDDLDELVIKCTRRDSPVWQDDSVEIFFDPALQETKAHQFVINAAGALADLNMGSGWISHNYACQYAGKVFEDRGYWACEFAIPADELDKAKITADAVWGLNIMRARIGPASEQCAWWPTYGFSHRYHLYPIAIFEDAEPTSTSAPAGSP